In Streptomyces sp. NBC_01707, a genomic segment contains:
- a CDS encoding type VI secretion protein, with product MAGRTEQQSGPGTGGVPDGLLVGLLGFLLGLTILVWTATGLSGLFTHGAWPKGVTFTETPLAMRRLAASPHDMTAAWPGTPSAELSGYGLFWGLFIGELMVLMVLTMFVMGVVTRWRVVRARRREERRQERHDERYAERTQHAVPAAAEAVEAMEVVEATVPATPSPGPAPAPEPVAATTATTTTEAPTESDVREELLPLAPVVPSPRTPLVVYGPAATRRPTVVQAVREADGPALVVTSDPTVWAETKDARAKLGPVLVYDPGHLCDTPARLHWSPTAGCEAPDTAAARAIALLAPVRPQARIDAMTAETAETLLQCWLHAAAIDGRPFRQVHRWALGGNAHEPVRLLRTHTKAASGLAGLLESALTGHPERREMAQELTVRAFAALSSIHIREACTPNRSDSLALESFAGEGGTLYVVGEPIEDPRSGPGAMPLLTALASHVVEHGRRMAARSTDGRLDPPMTLVLDDVAAVAPLPQLPELLSTNQDQALPTLVLLRSQEQARARWTSPLQP from the coding sequence ATGGCGGGACGCACAGAACAGCAGAGCGGACCGGGTACCGGCGGCGTCCCGGACGGTCTGCTGGTCGGTCTGCTGGGCTTCCTGCTCGGGCTGACGATCCTCGTCTGGACGGCCACCGGCCTGTCCGGACTGTTCACGCACGGCGCCTGGCCGAAGGGTGTCACCTTCACCGAGACCCCGCTGGCCATGCGCCGGCTGGCGGCGTCCCCGCACGACATGACCGCCGCCTGGCCCGGCACACCCTCGGCCGAGCTCTCCGGATACGGGCTGTTCTGGGGCCTGTTCATCGGCGAGCTCATGGTGCTCATGGTGCTGACGATGTTCGTGATGGGCGTGGTGACCCGCTGGCGAGTGGTACGGGCACGCCGTCGGGAAGAGCGCCGTCAGGAACGTCATGACGAGCGCTATGCAGAGCGCACTCAGCACGCGGTGCCCGCCGCGGCAGAAGCCGTGGAGGCCATGGAGGTGGTGGAGGCAACCGTCCCTGCGACGCCGTCCCCTGGCCCTGCTCCCGCACCTGAGCCCGTCGCCGCGACCACAGCCACAACGACAACAGAGGCGCCGACCGAGTCCGACGTGCGGGAAGAGCTTCTCCCCCTTGCCCCGGTCGTCCCCTCACCGCGCACACCCCTCGTCGTCTACGGCCCGGCCGCCACCCGTCGCCCCACGGTCGTGCAGGCCGTCCGGGAGGCCGACGGCCCGGCCCTCGTCGTCACGTCCGACCCCACCGTCTGGGCGGAGACGAAGGACGCCCGCGCCAAGCTCGGCCCGGTCCTCGTCTACGACCCGGGTCACCTCTGCGACACCCCGGCCCGCCTCCACTGGTCTCCCACCGCCGGGTGCGAAGCACCGGACACGGCCGCCGCCCGCGCCATCGCCCTCCTCGCCCCGGTCCGGCCGCAGGCCCGTATCGACGCGATGACGGCGGAGACCGCGGAGACCCTCCTCCAGTGCTGGCTGCACGCCGCCGCCATAGACGGTCGGCCGTTCCGCCAGGTGCACCGCTGGGCCCTCGGTGGCAATGCCCATGAACCGGTGCGGCTCCTCCGCACCCACACCAAGGCCGCCTCCGGACTCGCCGGTCTGCTGGAATCCGCGCTCACCGGTCATCCCGAACGCCGCGAGATGGCCCAGGAGCTGACGGTACGTGCGTTCGCCGCGCTCTCCTCGATCCACATCCGCGAAGCCTGCACACCGAACCGATCCGATTCGCTCGCGCTGGAATCTTTTGCGGGCGAAGGGGGCACTCTTTATGTGGTAGGTGAACCCATCGAGGATCCTCGCTCCGGACCCGGTGCGATGCCCCTGCTCACCGCCCTCGCCTCACACGTGGTCGAGCACGGCCGCCGCATGGCCGCACGGTCAACCGACGGTCGGCTCGACCCACCAATGACGCTCGTCCTCGACGACGTCGCGGCTGTGGCGCCCCTTCCCCAGCTCCCGGAGCTGCTCTCCACGAACCAGGACCAGGCCCTGCCGACGCTGGTCCTGCTCCGCTCGCAGGAACAGGCCCGCGCCCGCTGGACGTCCCCGCTCCAGCCGTAA
- a CDS encoding GNAT family N-acetyltransferase translates to MDYVIRPVRAEEWALAKELRLAALQDPVAPVAFLETHEQAVAQPDEFWQDRTARGSETGGDEVRQFIAEAPDGSWAGSITVLVERPDDDVRFGEAAKVHQAHVVGVFLRPEARGSGLAEQLFRAGVEWAWSLGEPRIERVRLYVHESNPRAAAFYRRFGFAPSGETLAVPGDPTARELEYEIVRPV, encoded by the coding sequence ATGGACTATGTGATTCGGCCCGTGCGCGCTGAGGAATGGGCGCTCGCCAAGGAACTCCGGCTCGCCGCTCTTCAGGATCCCGTGGCACCGGTGGCGTTCCTGGAGACGCACGAGCAGGCCGTGGCCCAGCCCGACGAGTTCTGGCAGGACCGCACGGCCCGTGGATCGGAGACCGGTGGTGACGAGGTGCGTCAGTTCATCGCCGAGGCGCCCGACGGGAGCTGGGCGGGGTCGATCACCGTGCTTGTCGAGCGGCCGGACGATGATGTGCGGTTCGGTGAAGCGGCAAAGGTCCACCAGGCTCATGTGGTCGGTGTGTTCCTGAGGCCGGAGGCGCGGGGCAGCGGACTGGCCGAGCAGTTGTTCCGGGCCGGGGTCGAATGGGCGTGGTCACTGGGCGAGCCGCGGATCGAGCGGGTGAGGCTGTACGTGCACGAGAGCAATCCGCGGGCCGCTGCCTTCTACCGGCGGTTCGGTTTCGCACCGAGCGGGGAGACCCTTGCCGTACCGGGCGATCCGACGGCGCGGGAGCTGGAGTACGAGATCGTCCGCCCCGTCTGA
- a CDS encoding SpoIIE family protein phosphatase produces MNFTRWSARLPGTRRAAARDDRSSVPAARAEYARPEPGAGSADGDTLKASPGASADISQETAGRPADQLSGPALLEDLSAREILGRLPALVALVHGPDHRIAYVNDAYAAAFGPRPTGATAAEAMPELDELSLLPLMDQVLRSGTPRTVKSRKVRSGNSYTVTCTPVATPAGLPASGRTKNKNGRNQGSDGRGVLLYAADVTDHAEAAERLRTSERRHRETAVTLQRSLLPQELEQPDDLRIAATYQPGGTDAAVGGDWYDVITLGAGRTALVIGDVMGRGVRAAAVMGQLRTAVRAYARLDLPPHEVLQLLDGLAAEIDASQIATCAYAVHDPNEGRLVYASAGHLPILVRDQDGTVHRAEDPTGPPLGTGGWIHTSGTIALPPGSTAVLYTDGLVERRSEDIDEGVAALERALSGANGAPQVVCDRLIRSLGVTAEHDDDVAVLVVQHPARTGTNAELFHNASLDLLGGIEAAPRARAFATGVLTSWRFPVELCDLGVLAASELVANSLQHGIPPMRLGLRRTDRRLIIEVTDGDDHLPRRRRAEPADESGRGISIVATIASSWGSRRTPGGGKAVWCEFALPR; encoded by the coding sequence GTGAACTTCACGCGTTGGAGCGCCCGCCTACCAGGAACGCGCCGCGCCGCCGCCCGGGACGACCGCAGTTCCGTCCCCGCGGCCCGCGCCGAGTACGCCAGGCCCGAACCCGGGGCCGGCTCAGCGGACGGCGACACCCTCAAGGCCTCTCCTGGGGCATCCGCAGACATCTCTCAGGAGACCGCCGGCCGACCCGCGGACCAACTCTCCGGCCCCGCCCTGCTGGAGGATCTCTCAGCCCGCGAGATCCTCGGCCGGCTGCCCGCCCTCGTCGCCCTCGTGCACGGCCCCGACCACCGCATCGCCTACGTCAACGACGCCTACGCAGCCGCCTTCGGCCCCAGACCCACCGGCGCCACCGCCGCCGAGGCGATGCCCGAGCTCGACGAGCTGAGCCTGCTGCCCCTCATGGACCAGGTCCTGCGCAGCGGCACCCCCCGGACGGTCAAGTCCCGCAAGGTCCGCAGCGGCAACTCGTACACCGTGACCTGCACCCCCGTCGCCACGCCCGCCGGTCTCCCCGCGAGCGGCAGGACCAAGAACAAGAACGGCAGGAACCAGGGGAGTGATGGCCGCGGTGTCCTTTTGTACGCCGCCGATGTAACCGACCACGCCGAAGCGGCCGAACGCCTGCGTACCAGCGAACGCCGCCACCGCGAGACGGCCGTCACCCTCCAGCGCTCCCTGCTCCCGCAGGAGCTGGAGCAGCCGGACGATCTGCGGATCGCCGCCACCTACCAGCCGGGCGGCACCGACGCGGCGGTCGGCGGCGACTGGTACGACGTCATCACTCTCGGCGCGGGCCGCACCGCCCTCGTCATCGGGGACGTGATGGGCCGCGGGGTGCGCGCCGCCGCGGTGATGGGCCAGCTCCGCACGGCCGTGCGCGCCTACGCCCGTCTCGACCTTCCGCCGCACGAAGTGCTCCAGCTGCTCGACGGTCTCGCCGCGGAGATCGACGCCAGCCAGATCGCCACCTGCGCCTACGCGGTCCACGATCCGAACGAGGGCCGGCTCGTCTACGCCTCCGCCGGCCACCTCCCGATCCTCGTGCGCGACCAGGACGGCACGGTCCACCGCGCGGAGGACCCGACCGGACCGCCGCTCGGCACCGGTGGTTGGATCCACACCTCCGGCACGATCGCGCTGCCGCCCGGGTCCACCGCCGTCCTCTACACGGACGGCCTCGTCGAACGCCGCAGTGAGGACATCGACGAGGGGGTCGCCGCGCTGGAGCGCGCCCTTTCCGGTGCCAACGGGGCGCCACAGGTGGTCTGCGACCGTCTGATCCGCTCCCTGGGAGTCACGGCCGAACACGACGACGACGTGGCCGTGCTGGTGGTCCAGCATCCCGCCCGCACGGGGACGAACGCGGAGCTGTTCCACAACGCCTCGCTCGATCTGCTCGGCGGCATCGAAGCGGCCCCGCGCGCCCGCGCTTTCGCGACCGGCGTCCTCACGTCGTGGCGCTTCCCGGTCGAGCTGTGCGATCTGGGCGTCCTGGCCGCCAGCGAACTGGTGGCGAACTCCCTCCAGCACGGCATCCCGCCGATGCGCCTGGGACTGCGCCGCACCGACCGCCGCCTGATCATCGAGGTGACCGACGGTGACGACCACCTGCCACGCCGCCGCCGCGCCGAACCGGCGGACGAGTCGGGCCGCGGCATCTCCATCGTCGCGACGATCGCCTCGTCCTGGGGCAGCCGCCGCACACCGGGCGGCGGCAAAGCGGTCTGGTGCGAGTTCGCGCTGCCTCGGTGA
- a CDS encoding MarR family winged helix-turn-helix transcriptional regulator yields MSDTTEPSGLQEPSLDEQIAAYQREFRDLDPQVEQVVSALGRLNRRMNVGYGRQLADLGISNAEWEVLKTLVVAGSPYRLGPGELAKRLGLTPAAMTHRIDRMAGEGLVTRDRDENNRVRVIVELTDEGRTKWLEAMRMASAFEEDLLQDLSGDERGALGEMLIRLLRRVEQAQPDAGGRLTDLD; encoded by the coding sequence ATGTCTGACACCACCGAGCCCTCCGGCCTCCAGGAGCCGAGCCTCGACGAGCAGATCGCGGCCTATCAGCGCGAGTTCCGGGACCTGGACCCCCAGGTCGAGCAGGTCGTCTCGGCCCTCGGCCGACTGAACCGCCGGATGAACGTCGGCTACGGACGCCAGCTGGCCGACCTCGGCATCAGCAACGCCGAGTGGGAGGTCCTCAAGACCCTCGTCGTGGCCGGCTCCCCCTATCGGCTGGGCCCGGGCGAGCTGGCCAAGCGCCTCGGCCTCACCCCGGCCGCGATGACCCACCGCATCGACCGCATGGCGGGCGAGGGCCTGGTCACCCGGGACAGGGACGAGAACAACCGGGTGCGCGTGATCGTCGAGCTGACCGACGAAGGCCGTACGAAGTGGCTGGAGGCGATGCGCATGGCGTCCGCCTTCGAGGAAGACCTGCTCCAGGACCTCTCGGGCGACGAACGCGGAGCTCTCGGCGAGATGTTGATCCGCCTCCTGCGCCGGGTGGAACAGGCCCAGCCGGACGCCGGCGGCCGACTCACCGACCTGGACTGA
- a CDS encoding NAD(P)/FAD-dependent oxidoreductase — MASDSRGTPPGPPPGERILVIGGGYVGMYTALRLQRKLKQRLKSGETEIVVVTPDPYMTYQPFLPEAAAGSISPRHVVVPLRRVLDHCTIVIGEARQIDHAKRTATVTTLASGEDGTGAMEIPYDEIVIAPGSVSRTLPVPGLADHGIGFKTIEEAIGLRNHVIEQMDIASATRDPAIRDAALTFVFVGGGYAGVEALAELEDMARYTARYYHNIKAEDLKWILVEASDRILPEVGAAMGTYAIRELRGRNIDVRLGTRLDSCEDRVAVLSDGSRFPTRTLVWTAGVKPAPVLAATDLPIDERGRLRCTAQLTVEGAEHAWAAGDAAAVPDLTAEEPGKETAPNAQHAVRQAKVLAENILAAISGEPLKEYRHSYAGSVASLGLHKGVAHVYGRKLKGYPAWLMHRTYHLSRVPTFNRKARVLAEWTLAGLFKREIVSLGSLEHPRAEFELAAGGRRADGDGPPKKDG, encoded by the coding sequence ATGGCTTCAGATTCCCGGGGGACGCCCCCCGGCCCGCCGCCGGGTGAGCGCATTCTCGTCATCGGCGGCGGCTACGTCGGGATGTACACAGCGCTGCGTCTCCAGCGGAAGCTGAAGCAGAGACTCAAGTCCGGCGAGACCGAGATCGTCGTCGTCACGCCCGACCCCTATATGACGTATCAGCCGTTCCTGCCCGAAGCCGCGGCCGGCTCGATCTCGCCGCGCCATGTCGTCGTGCCGCTCCGCCGCGTCCTTGACCACTGCACCATCGTCATCGGGGAGGCGCGGCAGATCGACCACGCCAAGCGCACCGCGACCGTCACCACGCTCGCCAGCGGTGAGGACGGCACGGGCGCCATGGAGATCCCGTACGACGAGATCGTCATCGCGCCCGGCTCGGTCTCGCGCACCCTCCCGGTCCCCGGCCTCGCCGACCACGGCATCGGCTTCAAGACCATCGAGGAGGCCATCGGCCTGCGCAACCACGTCATCGAGCAGATGGACATCGCCTCCGCCACCCGCGACCCTGCCATCCGCGACGCCGCCCTGACCTTCGTCTTCGTCGGCGGCGGCTACGCGGGCGTGGAGGCACTCGCCGAGCTCGAGGACATGGCCCGCTACACCGCCCGCTACTACCACAACATCAAGGCCGAGGACCTGAAATGGATCCTCGTCGAGGCCTCCGACCGGATCCTTCCCGAAGTCGGTGCCGCGATGGGCACGTACGCCATCCGGGAGCTGCGCGGCCGCAACATCGACGTACGTCTCGGCACCCGGCTGGACTCCTGTGAGGACCGGGTCGCCGTCCTCAGCGACGGCTCCCGCTTCCCGACCCGCACACTCGTGTGGACGGCGGGCGTCAAGCCCGCCCCGGTCCTTGCCGCCACCGACCTGCCGATCGACGAACGCGGCAGGCTCAGGTGCACGGCGCAGCTCACCGTCGAGGGCGCCGAACATGCCTGGGCCGCCGGGGACGCCGCGGCTGTCCCCGATCTGACCGCGGAGGAACCGGGCAAGGAGACCGCCCCCAACGCACAGCACGCGGTGCGTCAGGCCAAGGTCCTCGCCGAGAACATCCTCGCGGCGATCAGCGGCGAACCGCTCAAGGAGTACCGGCACAGCTACGCGGGCTCCGTCGCCTCGCTCGGCCTCCACAAGGGCGTCGCCCATGTCTACGGGCGCAAGCTCAAGGGCTATCCGGCCTGGCTGATGCACCGTACGTACCACCTAAGCCGGGTGCCGACGTTCAACCGGAAGGCCCGCGTCCTTGCGGAGTGGACCCTCGCCGGACTCTTCAAGCGCGAGATCGTCTCCCTAGGCTCACTGGAACACCCGCGCGCCGAATTCGAACTCGCCGCGGGGGGAAGACGTGCCGACGGCGACGGCCCGCCGAAGAAGGATGGCTGA
- a CDS encoding ATP-binding protein — protein MRDPLSALSDAFTSFLFGKVETTRLPVRTSTGQAQAVYLPTAAPGLGDSGVIIGREVYSGKGYIYDPFQLYGQQLPAPHWLVLGESGNGKSALEKTYVLRQLRFRDRQVVVLDAQGEDGVGEWNLIAQELGLTPIRLDPTAALNGGIRLNPLDPSITTTGQLALLRTIIEVAMGHGLDERSGFALKVAHAYVNQTITDRQPVLTDIVEQLRHPEPESAEAMNVDIDDVRAWGLDVALVLDRLVDGDLRGMFDGPTSAGIDLDAPLIVFDLSHIDRNSIAMPILMAIVGVWLEHTWIRPDRKKRIFLVEEAWHIINSPFVAQLFQRLLKFGRRLGLSFVAVVHHLSDVVDGAAAREAAAILKMASTRTIYAQKADEARATGRVLGLPRWAVEIIPTLTPGIAVWDVNGNVQVVKHLITEAERPLVYTDRAMTESSAADLLPEDVRAAELEAEQRAARIEHQQRLNESSESTVA, from the coding sequence ATGCGAGATCCTCTGTCCGCGTTGTCGGATGCCTTCACCTCCTTCCTCTTCGGGAAGGTGGAGACGACCAGGCTGCCCGTACGAACCTCGACCGGGCAGGCCCAGGCCGTCTACCTGCCCACCGCGGCCCCCGGCCTCGGCGACTCAGGCGTGATCATCGGCCGTGAGGTGTACTCCGGCAAGGGCTACATCTACGACCCCTTCCAGCTGTACGGACAGCAGCTCCCCGCCCCGCACTGGCTGGTGCTCGGGGAGTCCGGAAACGGCAAGTCCGCGCTCGAGAAGACGTACGTGCTCCGCCAGCTCAGGTTCCGCGACCGCCAGGTCGTCGTCCTCGACGCGCAGGGCGAGGACGGCGTCGGCGAGTGGAACCTCATCGCCCAGGAGCTCGGCCTCACCCCCATCAGGCTCGATCCGACCGCGGCCCTGAACGGCGGCATCCGGCTCAACCCGCTCGACCCCTCGATCACCACGACCGGCCAGCTCGCCCTGCTCCGCACCATCATCGAAGTCGCGATGGGCCACGGCCTCGACGAGCGCTCCGGCTTCGCCCTGAAGGTCGCGCACGCCTACGTCAACCAGACGATCACCGACCGGCAGCCGGTGCTCACCGACATCGTCGAGCAACTGCGCCACCCGGAGCCCGAGTCCGCCGAGGCGATGAACGTCGACATAGACGACGTACGGGCCTGGGGCCTCGATGTCGCCCTCGTCCTGGACCGGCTGGTCGACGGTGACCTGCGCGGCATGTTCGACGGCCCTACCTCGGCCGGCATCGACCTGGACGCCCCGCTGATCGTCTTCGACCTGTCGCACATCGACCGGAACTCGATCGCGATGCCGATCCTGATGGCGATCGTCGGGGTGTGGCTGGAACACACCTGGATCAGACCCGACCGGAAGAAGCGCATCTTCCTGGTCGAGGAGGCCTGGCACATCATCAACTCGCCCTTCGTCGCCCAGCTCTTCCAGCGCCTGCTGAAGTTCGGCCGACGGCTGGGCCTGTCGTTCGTCGCCGTGGTCCACCACCTCAGCGACGTGGTCGACGGGGCCGCGGCACGCGAGGCGGCAGCGATCCTGAAGATGGCCTCGACCCGGACGATCTACGCGCAGAAGGCCGACGAGGCCAGAGCGACCGGGCGCGTACTCGGCCTGCCCCGCTGGGCGGTCGAGATCATTCCCACCCTCACCCCCGGCATCGCGGTATGGGACGTCAACGGCAACGTACAGGTCGTCAAACACCTGATCACCGAGGCGGAACGCCCCCTCGTCTACACCGACCGCGCCATGACCGAGTCCTCGGCCGCAGATCTCCTGCCGGAGGACGTACGAGCCGCGGAGCTGGAGGCGGAGCAGCGCGCGGCACGCATCGAGCACCAGCAACGACTGAACGAGTCGTCCGAGTCAACGGTGGCATGA
- a CDS encoding MFS transporter, translating to MGAALRRIQLGSALSAFGVGFTVPYLYVYVAQVRDLGAGTAGVVLAVFAMAALAVLPFTGRAIDRRGPMPVLIVSAVVASVGAAALGLSSNVTTTVLSAAVLGAGTAVMSPALATMLVWCSSTATRTRAFAMQFFLQNLGLGIGGLVGGQIVDTDRPETFTLLFLIEAAMFIVLGVVAVTVRMPRTPVIADARPTDGSTAKGGLRALLSHRAMVQLCVLGFVLFFACYGQFESGLAAYGTEAAGIEPSTLGIALAANTAVIVVAQFVVLRLVERRKRSRVIASVGLIWAFAWIVAGYAGLGHGSQTMATAAMISTYALFGLGESMLSPTVAPLVADLAPESMVGQYNSAFALVKQLALAVGPAVGGPMGASLHGPYIVTFVLFSLGITVLALRLGHRLTPVQDQPSLAALPSRVVAVSRPPAGMVAERVSEPAAAR from the coding sequence ATGGGCGCAGCGCTGCGGCGGATCCAGCTGGGGAGCGCGCTGAGCGCGTTCGGTGTGGGGTTCACCGTTCCGTATCTGTACGTCTATGTGGCGCAGGTACGGGATCTGGGCGCCGGTACGGCAGGAGTCGTGCTGGCGGTCTTCGCCATGGCTGCGCTGGCCGTCCTGCCGTTCACCGGACGTGCCATCGACCGGCGCGGTCCGATGCCGGTGCTGATCGTCTCCGCCGTGGTGGCCTCGGTGGGGGCGGCGGCTCTCGGGCTTTCGTCGAACGTGACGACCACCGTGCTGTCGGCGGCCGTACTCGGCGCGGGCACGGCCGTCATGTCGCCGGCGCTCGCCACGATGCTGGTCTGGTGCTCGAGCACGGCCACCCGTACGCGCGCCTTCGCCATGCAGTTCTTTCTGCAGAACCTGGGCCTCGGCATCGGTGGGCTGGTCGGCGGACAGATCGTCGACACGGACCGGCCGGAGACCTTCACGCTGCTGTTCCTGATCGAGGCGGCGATGTTCATCGTGCTCGGCGTCGTCGCCGTGACGGTGCGGATGCCTCGTACTCCTGTGATCGCGGACGCCCGGCCCACCGACGGGTCCACCGCGAAGGGCGGGCTGCGGGCGCTGTTGTCGCACCGGGCCATGGTTCAGCTGTGTGTGCTGGGCTTTGTGCTGTTCTTCGCCTGCTACGGGCAGTTCGAGTCCGGTCTCGCGGCGTACGGCACGGAGGCTGCCGGGATCGAGCCTTCGACGCTGGGTATCGCCCTTGCCGCCAACACCGCTGTCATCGTCGTGGCGCAGTTCGTCGTGCTGCGGCTGGTCGAGCGACGCAAGCGCAGTCGGGTCATCGCCTCGGTCGGCCTGATCTGGGCGTTCGCCTGGATCGTGGCGGGGTACGCGGGGCTCGGGCACGGCAGCCAGACCATGGCGACGGCCGCGATGATCTCGACGTACGCACTGTTCGGACTCGGTGAGTCGATGCTGTCGCCGACGGTGGCGCCGCTGGTCGCCGACCTTGCCCCGGAGTCGATGGTCGGTCAGTACAACTCGGCGTTCGCCCTGGTCAAGCAGCTTGCGTTGGCGGTCGGTCCGGCTGTGGGCGGGCCGATGGGGGCTTCGCTGCACGGGCCGTACATCGTGACGTTCGTGCTGTTCTCCCTGGGGATCACCGTGCTCGCCCTGCGGCTGGGCCACCGGCTCACCCCCGTACAGGACCAGCCTTCGCTCGCGGCGTTGCCGTCGCGGGTGGTGGCCGTGTCCCGGCCGCCGGCCGGGATGGTGGCCGAGCGCGTGTCCGAGCCCGCTGCCGCTCGGTGA
- a CDS encoding TetR/AcrR family transcriptional regulator: MHIQESHWQTAAVSSDGNGRIGAVGTVGSVGSAGAGSAVGTTVGSGGGARSAPLRVDAQRNLEHVLRAAREVFGELGYGAPMEDVARRARVGVGTVYRRFPSKDVLVRRIAEEETSRLTDQARTALGQEDEPWSALSRFLRTSVASGAGRLLPPQVLRVGVDVDDSTVVGEPSAVQDAVLGQGSGSGDVRDEVRVPHQRQGVAQADLRVVGGRSADEDGLADDDTGAAELLEVVGRLVDRARAAGELRHDVTVADVLLVIATAAPSLPDAAQQAAASARLLDILLEGLRSRPA; encoded by the coding sequence ATGCACATTCAGGAATCGCATTGGCAGACTGCTGCTGTCTCGTCCGACGGAAACGGGCGAATCGGCGCAGTGGGGACAGTCGGCTCGGTGGGTTCCGCCGGAGCGGGAAGTGCGGTGGGAACCACGGTCGGGTCCGGCGGCGGCGCCCGCTCGGCGCCGCTGCGCGTGGATGCACAGCGCAATCTCGAGCATGTGCTGCGGGCCGCGCGCGAGGTGTTCGGCGAGCTGGGATACGGGGCCCCGATGGAGGACGTGGCGCGCCGCGCCCGGGTCGGGGTCGGCACGGTGTACCGGCGGTTCCCGAGCAAGGACGTGCTGGTGCGCCGGATAGCCGAGGAGGAGACCTCCCGGCTGACCGACCAGGCGCGCACCGCACTGGGGCAGGAGGACGAGCCGTGGTCGGCGCTCTCGCGCTTCCTGCGTACGTCCGTGGCCTCGGGCGCGGGTCGTCTGCTGCCACCGCAGGTGCTGCGGGTCGGCGTCGATGTGGACGACTCGACAGTCGTCGGGGAGCCGTCGGCTGTACAGGACGCGGTCCTGGGTCAGGGATCCGGCTCCGGTGATGTCCGGGACGAGGTTCGGGTGCCTCACCAGCGACAGGGAGTGGCGCAGGCGGACCTCCGGGTCGTCGGTGGGCGCTCCGCCGACGAGGACGGGCTCGCGGACGACGACACGGGCGCGGCCGAGCTGCTGGAGGTTGTGGGCCGGCTGGTGGACCGGGCACGGGCGGCGGGTGAACTGCGCCACGACGTGACGGTGGCGGACGTGCTTCTCGTCATCGCCACGGCGGCACCCTCGCTGCCGGACGCGGCTCAGCAGGCCGCCGCTTCGGCCCGGCTGCTGGACATCCTGCTGGAGGGGCTGCGCTCACGCCCGGCGTGA
- a CDS encoding GNAT family N-acetyltransferase, whose protein sequence is MDDKTTAEMAGLLSAYDEQMRGVPPNPPAGVGYEQDGPLTRTVGQFRGFISAPRDVQVHGAELDALIARQRDRFAARGEAVEWKIRGHDLPSDLTDRLRAAGFTAETEETVLIGRAKDMASPPVLPDGVVLRQVTEHADMHRIAALESTIWGQDLSMIGDDLAGRVAAAPDDHVVLVAEVDGEVVSAAWLVFRTGTEFAGLWGGSTLSAWRGRGIYRALVAARAHIAAARGVRYLQVDASGDSAPILRRLGFHAVTTTTPYVWSPPRERAGP, encoded by the coding sequence ATGGATGACAAGACGACGGCCGAGATGGCCGGCTTGCTCTCGGCCTATGACGAGCAGATGCGGGGTGTCCCGCCCAACCCTCCGGCGGGGGTCGGCTACGAACAGGACGGACCCCTGACCCGGACCGTCGGCCAGTTCCGCGGCTTCATCAGCGCCCCGCGCGACGTGCAGGTACACGGTGCCGAACTCGACGCGCTCATCGCCCGTCAACGTGACCGATTCGCCGCCCGCGGAGAGGCGGTCGAGTGGAAGATACGCGGCCACGACCTGCCGTCCGACCTCACCGACCGCCTGCGCGCCGCGGGTTTCACGGCGGAGACGGAGGAGACCGTCCTCATCGGCCGTGCCAAGGACATGGCATCACCACCCGTGCTCCCGGACGGCGTCGTACTCCGCCAGGTCACTGAACACGCAGACATGCACCGCATCGCGGCACTCGAGTCGACCATCTGGGGCCAGGACCTGAGCATGATCGGCGATGACCTGGCGGGCCGCGTCGCCGCTGCACCGGACGACCACGTCGTTCTGGTCGCCGAGGTGGACGGCGAAGTCGTCTCCGCGGCTTGGCTGGTCTTCCGCACAGGCACTGAATTCGCCGGCCTGTGGGGCGGCTCGACGCTCTCCGCCTGGCGCGGACGAGGCATCTACCGCGCTCTGGTCGCCGCCCGCGCCCACATCGCAGCAGCTCGCGGGGTTCGTTATCTGCAAGTGGACGCGTCCGGCGACAGCGCACCGATCCTGCGCCGGCTGGGCTTCCACGCAGTGACCACCACGACCCCTTATGTATGGTCGCCGCCGCGGGAAAGGGCCGGCCCGTAA